In Massilia antarctica, the following are encoded in one genomic region:
- a CDS encoding MarR family winged helix-turn-helix transcriptional regulator translates to MSTNNATDFGILLNVAFGTFKIQLHKRLAQEGFDDLGSSFGYVFRMLEGQPGTLKQVASGLGITAQGALKVINDMVAKGYVERHDEPGDGRIKRLALTPRALAAMAEAHRFHMQFEHDLAAKLGASQVAAMRSALEEIHARASADGMAQVRPF, encoded by the coding sequence ATGTCGACAAACAATGCGACCGATTTTGGGATCTTGCTCAACGTTGCCTTCGGTACGTTCAAGATCCAGTTGCACAAGCGCCTGGCGCAGGAGGGATTCGACGATCTGGGATCGTCCTTCGGCTACGTCTTTCGCATGCTGGAAGGCCAGCCGGGGACCCTGAAACAGGTGGCCTCCGGGCTTGGCATCACGGCGCAAGGCGCGCTGAAGGTGATCAATGACATGGTGGCCAAGGGGTATGTCGAGCGCCATGACGAACCCGGCGACGGCCGGATCAAGCGCCTGGCGTTAACGCCCCGGGCCCTGGCGGCGATGGCGGAGGCCCATCGCTTCCATATGCAATTCGAGCACGACCTTGCCGCGAAGCTTGGCGCGAGCCAGGTCGCTGCCATGCGTTCGGCGCTGGAAGAGATTCACGCCCGTGCCAGTGCCGACGGCATGGCGCAGGTACGTCCTTTTTGA
- a CDS encoding cupin domain-containing protein: MPFIPACAAPTFKLHGASFTGLASPQRGATDTAVWIVTLNAGTPGIPHQLTREEIFVGLEGRAVATIGDQTHELTAGSALIVPPHTMFTLTNPDAAPFRAVAVLPVGGQALIADQPPFTPPWAA; the protein is encoded by the coding sequence ATGCCTTTCATCCCCGCTTGCGCCGCACCCACTTTCAAGCTGCACGGCGCCTCGTTCACCGGCCTGGCCTCGCCCCAACGAGGCGCGACCGACACTGCGGTCTGGATCGTCACGCTCAACGCCGGCACGCCCGGCATCCCGCATCAGCTCACGCGCGAAGAGATCTTTGTCGGCCTCGAAGGACGCGCCGTCGCAACGATCGGCGATCAAACGCACGAGCTCACGGCGGGCAGCGCCCTGATCGTCCCCCCTCACACCATGTTTACGCTGACCAATCCGGATGCCGCACCGTTCAGGGCCGTGGCGGTGCTTCCGGTCGGTGGACAAGCGCTGATCGCCGACCAGCCCCCGTTCACGCCGCCCTGGGCCGCGTAA
- a CDS encoding TetR/AcrR family transcriptional regulator, with amino-acid sequence MTDELLDRRSQRTRAALHDAFVQLLLEQGYDALKIGAVAERANVGRSTFYEHYRTKHDLLRASIVGPFAILADLVNPGGSTGHAVTILRHFRDHQQVARVLLSWPTRPLLGQTLADLIEERLKGRGAGQPSVPVEVIARQIAQAQLSLVESWVLGRPHLELAVATDVLARTSAALAGVLEGTDQGGG; translated from the coding sequence ATGACCGACGAATTGCTGGACCGCCGCAGCCAGCGCACGCGGGCGGCGCTGCACGACGCTTTTGTGCAACTGCTGCTCGAGCAAGGCTATGACGCGCTCAAGATCGGCGCCGTCGCCGAGCGCGCCAATGTCGGTCGCTCGACGTTCTATGAGCATTACCGGACCAAACATGATCTGTTACGCGCCAGTATCGTCGGACCGTTTGCCATCCTTGCCGACCTGGTCAACCCGGGCGGATCGACCGGGCATGCCGTCACCATACTGCGGCACTTCCGGGATCACCAGCAGGTGGCGCGCGTCCTGCTGAGCTGGCCGACCAGGCCGCTGCTCGGCCAAACCCTGGCCGATCTGATTGAAGAACGCCTGAAGGGGCGCGGCGCGGGCCAGCCGTCCGTGCCCGTCGAGGTGATCGCGCGCCAGATCGCGCAGGCCCAGCTCTCGCTCGTCGAAAGCTGGGTGCTGGGCAGGCCGCATCTGGAGCTTGCCGTGGCGACCGACGTCCTCGCCCGCACCTCGGCCGCGCTGGCCGGCGTGCTGGAGGGGACGGACCAGGGTGGTGGGTAA